Proteins encoded by one window of Anaerolineales bacterium:
- a CDS encoding histidine phosphatase family protein, producing the protein MYTPQRNLILIRHSHPKIVPDWQATQWTLSDVGRLRCHQLAKRITPHYPDLVVTSTEIKAMETGQIIAADLGKPVKTSEGLHEHARPNVGWYDTVEQFEAQVAHFFQNPSQLVFGAETADAAYRRFNNTLNGIMEAHPGWNVAVVTHGTVMSLYIARLAGIDAFSFWRGLGLPAYVVVSLPDGQIIERVMSIGE; encoded by the coding sequence ATGTACACGCCACAGCGTAACCTGATTTTGATCCGCCACTCGCATCCAAAGATCGTCCCCGATTGGCAGGCGACGCAGTGGACGCTCTCCGACGTGGGGCGGCTGCGCTGTCACCAATTGGCAAAGCGGATCACCCCCCATTACCCCGATTTGGTCGTTACCAGCACGGAGATCAAGGCGATGGAAACGGGGCAGATCATCGCTGCTGATTTGGGAAAACCAGTCAAGACGAGCGAGGGGTTGCACGAACATGCCCGCCCAAATGTTGGTTGGTATGATACGGTGGAGCAGTTTGAGGCACAGGTTGCGCATTTTTTCCAAAATCCAAGCCAGCTTGTCTTTGGCGCAGAGACGGCAGACGCTGCCTATCGGCGGTTCAATAATACGCTGAACGGGATCATGGAGGCACACCCCGGTTGGAATGTAGCGGTGGTGACACATGGCACAGTGATGAGCCTCTATATCGCCCGCCTCGCGGGAATAGACGCCTTTTCCTTTTGGCGTGGTCTGGGTTTACCCGCCTATGTCGTCGTCAGCCTTCCCGACGGGCAGATTATCGAGCGTGTCATGAGCATTGGGGAGTAA
- the secD gene encoding protein translocase subunit SecD → MQKYTLPWLAVIAAIALLCIYMLLPNPGLFGRPIETRLGLDIQGGLRVLMSADDVNVTAEQMAEARRVIERRVNALGVAEAAVQVAGTNRMIVELPGVQDPQKAIDIIQQTALLEFVDFSAIGGCTAQMPPAGTFILTDRQVQLGRGLTGVTPTATAEATAAVTAAATAEATAAATTPATAAATAATTAEATAVPTTAATTAATSENTAQPTTVSTTEAAVTATAAATESAASPTTEATAVPTATATSEATAASTAAATNEPTAAATAEPTASATAETTAAPTAEATPVPSDVPGTPNNRATNPCTGQPFNTIMTGAALKAAEPRVGGQAQNQYVVYFQLDTGNPEAKNFGSFTGANIGQPMAIVLDGEVLSAPEIQAQLDSEGIIQGNFTLEEARTLGLQLRSGALPVSLTIVSREQVGASLGAESVNDSVRAGVVGLIAVFLFLILYYRVGGLAASLALILFGMMNFALYKYIPVTLTLSAITGFLISIGSAVDGNILIFERIKEELRGGRQLNRALELGFSRAWVTIRDSNVSTIMIAAILYFFGGQFGASAVRGFAVTLILGLVFNLFTAVIVTRVFLNVLLSLLGERAKTMNLFGQ, encoded by the coding sequence ATGCAAAAATACACCCTCCCGTGGCTGGCGGTGATCGCCGCCATTGCCCTCTTGTGCATCTATATGCTGCTGCCTAACCCCGGACTCTTTGGGCGTCCGATTGAGACGCGCCTCGGTCTGGATATTCAAGGTGGCTTGCGTGTCCTTATGTCCGCCGATGATGTCAACGTCACCGCCGAACAAATGGCGGAAGCACGGCGTGTTATCGAACGCCGTGTGAACGCCCTCGGTGTGGCGGAAGCTGCTGTTCAGGTCGCCGGCACAAATCGGATGATTGTTGAACTCCCCGGTGTTCAAGACCCGCAAAAAGCGATTGACATCATTCAGCAAACAGCGCTCTTGGAATTTGTCGATTTCAGCGCTATTGGCGGCTGTACGGCGCAAATGCCCCCCGCCGGAACGTTCATCCTCACGGATCGTCAGGTACAGTTGGGGCGCGGTCTGACGGGCGTCACCCCAACGGCGACGGCGGAAGCAACCGCTGCCGTCACTGCAGCGGCAACAGCAGAGGCAACCGCTGCTGCGACAACCCCTGCAACGGCAGCCGCTACCGCTGCGACAACGGCGGAGGCGACGGCTGTCCCAACAACTGCCGCCACCACAGCGGCGACCAGCGAAAACACTGCCCAGCCAACAACGGTGTCCACAACGGAGGCTGCCGTGACAGCGACGGCGGCTGCTACTGAGTCAGCAGCAAGCCCAACGACAGAAGCGACGGCAGTCCCTACAGCAACGGCAACGTCAGAGGCTACAGCGGCATCAACGGCGGCGGCAACCAATGAGCCGACGGCTGCCGCTACCGCCGAGCCGACAGCAAGCGCAACGGCGGAGACGACGGCAGCCCCTACCGCTGAAGCAACCCCTGTTCCAAGCGATGTACCGGGGACGCCCAACAACCGTGCCACGAATCCCTGCACGGGACAGCCTTTTAACACAATCATGACCGGGGCGGCGCTCAAAGCGGCGGAACCGCGTGTCGGTGGGCAGGCGCAGAACCAATATGTCGTCTACTTCCAATTGGACACCGGCAACCCAGAAGCAAAGAACTTCGGCAGTTTTACCGGTGCAAACATTGGGCAGCCGATGGCAATTGTCCTTGACGGTGAGGTGCTGAGCGCCCCAGAAATCCAAGCGCAGCTTGATAGCGAGGGGATCATTCAGGGGAATTTCACCCTTGAAGAAGCGCGGACATTGGGCTTGCAACTGCGTTCCGGTGCGCTGCCTGTTTCTTTGACGATTGTCTCCCGTGAGCAGGTCGGCGCCAGCCTCGGCGCGGAGAGTGTCAATGACTCGGTGCGGGCAGGTGTTGTCGGCTTGATCGCCGTCTTCCTGTTCCTGATCCTCTACTACCGTGTTGGTGGCTTAGCGGCAAGCCTCGCCCTAATCCTCTTTGGGATGATGAACTTTGCCCTCTACAAATACATCCCTGTGACGCTGACTCTCTCGGCAATCACCGGCTTCTTGATCTCGATTGGGAGCGCCGTAGACGGCAACATCTTGATCTTTGAGCGCATCAAGGAAGAACTACGCGGCGGACGGCAGTTGAATCGGGCGTTAGAACTAGGCTTTTCCCGCGCATGGGTCACCATCCGCGACTCGAACGTCTCCACGATCATGATCGCCGCCATTTTGTACTTCTTCGGTGGGCAGTTTGGGGCATCGGCGGTACGCGGCTTTGCCGTCACGCTGATCCTCGGCTTGGTTTTTAACCTATTCACAGCGGTGATTGTCACCCGCGTGTTCCTCAATGTACTTCTCTCCTTGCTTGGCGAACGTGCCAAGACCATGAACCTATTTGGGCAATAA
- a CDS encoding carbohydrate kinase: MMIPLSPHDFVLAFDIGSSSLRATICYADGSEAGFTPEQRKHTLTHSPDGGAEVDPHEVLATFREVLATILARAQAAGVTLRAVCGATLVGSLLGADKTGYPLTPIYTYADRRGAHFAARISDPAAYTERTGCYPHPSYAPIRLWWLAEGENVAQIPRWFGLGDYLLHALTGVRRISLSAASWSGLLNRRTNSWDAATFADLPVTAAGFSEVSDAPVIGVRPEWEVVLGEAGRLLEGIPIFPFVADGVASSVGSGCTTADRLAVALGTSGALRLMLPGCPPAPSGLFAYAVDRTRSLIGGALNDVGSLYAWLDRLIGGIDADVLAAAEGMPPDAHGLTILPFLTGERAPGWHSDAPAVFMGMTPETTFAHLLRAALEAVALRYAAILDRMRPFLAKKNLVGVVSGAPSGSALWVNILTDALNLPLQRGEREATLRGAVCLATRLQSLLSNEKQGLPLIHPAAEKHALYRAAAERQHRLYERFSDVHATA; this comes from the coding sequence ATGATGATTCCCTTAAGCCCCCATGATTTTGTCCTTGCTTTTGACATTGGATCGTCCTCGCTGCGGGCGACGATCTGTTACGCCGATGGGAGCGAAGCGGGTTTTACCCCTGAACAGCGGAAACATACGCTCACCCACTCCCCAGATGGCGGGGCGGAGGTTGACCCCCATGAAGTGCTTGCCACCTTTCGAGAGGTGCTTGCGACCATCCTTGCCCGCGCTCAGGCAGCAGGTGTGACGCTACGGGCGGTCTGCGGGGCAACCCTTGTTGGCAGTTTGCTCGGCGCCGACAAAACCGGCTATCCGCTGACGCCTATCTACACCTACGCGGATCGGCGGGGGGCGCACTTTGCCGCACGTATCAGCGATCCCGCCGCCTACACCGAACGGACGGGCTGCTACCCCCACCCAAGCTATGCGCCGATTCGCTTGTGGTGGCTTGCCGAAGGCGAGAATGTGGCACAGATTCCGCGTTGGTTTGGGCTTGGCGATTACCTGCTTCACGCCCTGACGGGCGTCCGGCGCATTAGCCTGAGCGCCGCCTCGTGGAGCGGGCTGCTGAACCGCCGCACAAATTCATGGGATGCGGCGACCTTTGCCGACCTCCCTGTCACTGCGGCGGGCTTCTCGGAGGTGTCTGACGCGCCAGTGATCGGCGTGCGCCCTGAATGGGAGGTTGTTTTGGGTGAGGCGGGACGCCTCTTAGAGGGAATACCAATCTTTCCCTTTGTTGCTGATGGGGTTGCCTCCAGCGTGGGGTCGGGCTGCACAACGGCGGATCGCCTTGCGGTGGCATTGGGGACAAGTGGAGCGCTGCGGCTAATGCTCCCCGGATGCCCGCCCGCCCCGTCGGGGTTGTTTGCCTATGCCGTTGATCGAACGCGATCTTTGATCGGCGGGGCGTTGAACGATGTGGGCAGCCTGTATGCATGGTTAGATCGCCTGATCGGTGGGATCGACGCCGACGTGCTGGCAGCGGCGGAAGGGATGCCGCCCGATGCACACGGACTGACGATTCTCCCCTTTCTGACGGGCGAACGCGCCCCGGGCTGGCATAGCGATGCCCCCGCTGTGTTTATGGGGATGACCCCGGAGACGACTTTCGCTCACCTTTTGCGGGCGGCGCTAGAAGCCGTTGCCTTACGCTATGCGGCAATTTTGGATCGGATGCGCCCCTTCCTTGCCAAAAAAAATCTGGTGGGGGTTGTCAGTGGTGCGCCAAGCGGATCGGCGCTGTGGGTGAACATTCTCACCGATGCACTCAATCTCCCCTTGCAACGGGGGGAACGTGAAGCGACCCTTCGCGGCGCAGTTTGTTTGGCAACTAGATTACAATCTCTACTTTCCAATGAGAAACAGGGGTTACCTTTGATTCATCCGGCGGCGGAGAAACACGCCCTATACCGTGCCGCCGCCGAGCGTCAACACCGTTTGTACGAGAGGTTCAGTGATGTACACGCCACAGCGTAA
- a CDS encoding DUF4040 domain-containing protein has product MTSLVLAVFAPVLGALALTGFDLIVPKTTARKKPWLVGWVVLIPALAFVYFLSLVGGDPLSAEWAWVARMGVTLSFYADGLALLFALIISGVGALILIYAGGYFHEIGDYTRFCTLTLLFMTAMLGVVLSGNLLQLFMFWELTSVTSFLLIGFKHEKKHARDGAKQALLITGAGGLSLLAGVLLIGIAAGTFDVRTLLSNPGVIRESSHYLLILTLVALGAFAKSAQFPLHFWLPGAMEAPTPASAYLHSATMVKAGVFLLARLGVVLNGTTAWQVLITSVGLITFLYGVVIALRQRDMKAILAYSTVSWLGILVALQGAGTKDGAKALVVGLLAHALYKSALFLVAGSVDHATGTRDMDKLAAIGGLARPMPFTAAAAVIGALGMAGIPPLLGFLGKETLKVAALSESFVPPLQVLWVVVAVVGSAFHVGVAGRIAYDTFVGRRSTPPPPQPHGDDHPAGHGEAKHPHEAPIPMLVGALTPGILSLALPLAFLPALSPLLTRAVSAIYGKPTAVDLQLYEGINLPLILSMIAIGLGAAIFSLRQRIFITLRLLPEFNPVGVYKWLFFTALPNTARAVTYRVQPSLIREGIVTAVLVMVGTVLVMLTLGWDAGSLDRIREVALRGFEPELAIICALIIIDTIGILFAPTRLAAIIVMGLGGAMISLIFAIFGAPDLAFTNLMVDVISLALFILAFHFLPDVFMFKPSRSRQFRDALVAGAFGLTVTLLILVAHANALAPSIASYYIKNAYPFGQGKNIVNVIIVDFRGLDTLGEITVLLIAGIGVTALLRFRPSRQGRGVHLDELEPVPVAEEFHFSLPTPSESQT; this is encoded by the coding sequence ATGACGTCATTAGTTCTTGCTGTTTTTGCCCCCGTCCTCGGCGCACTAGCGCTTACCGGGTTTGATCTGATCGTTCCCAAAACAACCGCCCGTAAAAAACCATGGCTGGTGGGATGGGTGGTGCTTATCCCCGCTCTCGCTTTTGTCTATTTCCTCTCGCTGGTGGGCGGTGATCCACTCAGTGCGGAGTGGGCATGGGTGGCACGCATGGGCGTCACGCTCAGCTTTTATGCCGATGGCTTGGCGCTCCTGTTTGCCTTGATCATCAGCGGGGTTGGGGCGCTGATTCTGATCTATGCAGGGGGCTATTTTCACGAGATAGGCGACTACACTCGCTTCTGCACCCTAACCTTGCTCTTTATGACCGCCATGTTGGGGGTTGTTCTCAGCGGGAATCTGTTGCAGTTGTTCATGTTTTGGGAACTGACGAGCGTCACCTCGTTTTTACTAATCGGTTTCAAACACGAGAAAAAACATGCCCGTGATGGGGCAAAACAAGCCCTTCTCATCACCGGTGCGGGTGGGTTATCGCTGTTAGCGGGTGTTTTGCTGATCGGGATCGCTGCTGGCACGTTTGATGTGCGAACACTGCTCAGCAATCCGGGTGTGATCCGCGAGAGTTCGCACTACCTGCTGATCCTGACCTTGGTGGCGTTGGGGGCGTTTGCCAAAAGCGCCCAATTCCCGCTCCATTTTTGGCTGCCCGGAGCAATGGAAGCGCCCACACCCGCCAGCGCCTATCTCCACTCGGCAACGATGGTCAAGGCGGGGGTGTTCCTCTTGGCGCGGTTAGGCGTCGTTCTCAATGGAACGACAGCTTGGCAAGTACTGATCACCAGCGTTGGATTGATCACTTTCCTCTATGGGGTAGTGATTGCCCTTCGTCAGCGCGATATGAAGGCGATCCTCGCCTACAGCACAGTCAGTTGGTTGGGCATTTTGGTAGCGCTGCAAGGGGCGGGGACAAAAGACGGGGCAAAAGCACTCGTCGTTGGGCTGTTGGCGCACGCCCTTTACAAAAGCGCCCTTTTTTTAGTGGCTGGTAGTGTCGATCACGCTACCGGAACGCGGGATATGGACAAGCTCGCCGCCATTGGCGGACTCGCCCGCCCGATGCCCTTCACAGCGGCGGCGGCGGTCATTGGGGCGCTTGGTATGGCAGGTATTCCACCACTGTTGGGCTTTTTGGGGAAAGAAACGCTGAAGGTTGCCGCCCTTTCGGAATCCTTTGTGCCGCCGCTGCAAGTTCTGTGGGTGGTCGTCGCCGTTGTTGGCTCGGCATTCCATGTGGGGGTGGCGGGGCGCATTGCCTATGATACTTTTGTGGGGCGGCGCTCCACCCCACCGCCCCCACAACCGCACGGAGACGATCACCCGGCGGGGCATGGCGAAGCGAAACATCCCCACGAAGCCCCGATCCCCATGTTGGTTGGGGCGCTGACGCCGGGCATTCTAAGTCTAGCGTTGCCTTTAGCGTTTTTGCCTGCTCTATCGCCCCTGCTCACTAGGGCGGTGAGCGCCATCTATGGCAAGCCGACGGCGGTTGACCTCCAGCTTTACGAGGGGATCAACCTTCCACTCATCCTCAGTATGATTGCCATCGGGCTTGGGGCGGCAATTTTCAGCCTTCGCCAGCGCATCTTCATCACGTTGCGGCTGCTCCCAGAATTCAACCCGGTGGGCGTTTACAAATGGTTGTTCTTCACGGCGCTCCCCAACACAGCACGGGCGGTTACCTACCGCGTGCAGCCAAGTCTGATCCGCGAGGGCATTGTCACCGCCGTGTTGGTCATGGTGGGAACTGTCCTTGTGATGCTAACCTTAGGCTGGGATGCAGGGAGTTTGGATCGGATTCGAGAGGTTGCTTTGCGCGGGTTTGAGCCGGAACTGGCGATCATCTGCGCCCTGATTATCATCGACACCATAGGTATTTTGTTCGCGCCAACACGCCTTGCGGCGATCATCGTCATGGGGTTAGGGGGAGCGATGATCTCGTTGATCTTCGCCATTTTTGGAGCGCCCGACCTCGCCTTTACAAACCTGATGGTCGATGTCATTTCGCTGGCATTGTTTATTCTTGCCTTTCACTTTTTGCCTGATGTATTCATGTTCAAACCGAGCCGTTCCCGACAGTTTCGGGATGCGCTGGTTGCCGGCGCGTTTGGTCTGACGGTAACACTATTGATCTTGGTTGCCCATGCTAACGCCCTTGCGCCGAGCATTGCTTCTTATTACATTAAGAACGCCTATCCGTTTGGACAGGGGAAAAACATTGTCAACGTGATCATCGTTGACTTTCGCGGGTTGGATACCCTCGGTGAGATTACGGTGTTGCTCATTGCGGGCATAGGGGTTACTGCCTTGTTGCGTTTTCGCCCAAGCCGCCAAGGGCGCGGCGTCCATCTGGACGAGTTGGAGCCCGTCCCTGTTGCTGAGGAGTTTCATTTCTCGCTGCCCACCCCGTCGGAATCACAGACATAA
- a CDS encoding Na(+)/H(+) antiporter subunit B (subunit B of antiporter complex involved in resistance to high concentrations of Na+, K+, Li+ and/or alkali), with product MIDSMFLRFMARVMTPVLLLFSFYFMLRGHNEPGGGFIGGLVAASAIVLLALAFGAKTTRERIQIDFLRTMFFGVGIAAIAGLLGLIFRGTFLTALWQKPEIPSLGKLELGTPALFDFGVYITVIGVTSAIVLAMAEEGEKPWTPEDDDPPQPPVSGYPLDQGKRKDGK from the coding sequence ATGATCGATTCGATGTTTTTACGCTTTATGGCACGGGTCATGACGCCCGTCTTACTCCTTTTTTCGTTCTATTTCATGCTGCGCGGACACAACGAGCCGGGCGGGGGCTTCATTGGCGGGTTGGTCGCCGCCAGCGCCATCGTTCTTTTGGCGTTGGCGTTTGGGGCGAAGACGACTCGCGAGCGCATTCAGATCGACTTTCTACGGACGATGTTTTTTGGTGTCGGGATTGCCGCGATTGCCGGACTGCTTGGCTTGATCTTTCGCGGGACGTTCTTGACAGCACTGTGGCAAAAACCAGAAATTCCCAGTTTGGGCAAGCTGGAGCTTGGCACACCCGCCCTCTTTGACTTTGGCGTGTACATCACTGTAATTGGGGTGACCTCGGCAATCGTCCTCGCTATGGCGGAGGAAGGTGAGAAGCCCTGGACGCCGGAAGATGACGATCCCCCCCAGCCCCCAGTCAGTGGCTACCCCCTGGATCAGGGGAAACGAAAAGACGGAAAGTGA
- a CDS encoding protein translocase subunit SecF — MINFVQHRRWYFLFSALVITAGIVAMVISTRTYPERSIVRLSIDFVGGTLFEPQFRVIEGKTPDTVLGTDLETVFENVGLTDVIAQQVGLTTVQNWQVRANFTGNDLATIDKLAAGLKELGDSKNLAFDELHFRENYATVSPTIGGEVTTAALVATIFASIVVLGWIIFAFRQLKNSFRFGVCALSAMIHDILVIISAMSIAGLIVGWEADALFLTAVLTVVGYSVQDTIVLFDRIRENDARRRGEPFELIVNRSVLETVQRSLMTQLAVAFILLSMFLIGGGQIRQFVGVLVVGLLSGTYSSIFIAVPLLVSWEKGEIPFVNRKARAA; from the coding sequence ATGATTAATTTTGTCCAACATCGCCGTTGGTACTTCCTCTTTTCAGCGCTGGTCATCACTGCCGGAATCGTGGCGATGGTCATCTCAACGCGCACCTACCCGGAGCGTTCCATCGTCCGGCTGAGCATCGATTTTGTTGGCGGGACTCTCTTTGAGCCACAGTTTCGGGTTATCGAAGGAAAAACGCCGGACACCGTTCTTGGCACTGACCTTGAAACCGTCTTTGAAAACGTCGGCTTGACAGACGTGATCGCGCAGCAGGTGGGCTTGACCACCGTCCAAAATTGGCAGGTACGGGCGAATTTCACTGGCAACGATCTGGCGACAATCGATAAACTCGCCGCCGGCTTGAAGGAACTTGGGGACTCGAAAAATCTCGCTTTTGACGAGCTTCACTTCCGCGAGAACTATGCCACCGTCTCACCGACGATTGGCGGCGAGGTGACGACAGCAGCGCTGGTTGCTACCATCTTTGCCAGCATCGTCGTTTTGGGCTGGATCATCTTCGCCTTCCGGCAGTTGAAAAACTCCTTCCGTTTCGGGGTGTGTGCGCTCTCGGCAATGATTCACGACATCCTCGTGATCATCAGCGCCATGTCTATCGCCGGGCTGATTGTCGGTTGGGAGGCCGATGCGTTATTCCTGACGGCGGTGCTGACTGTCGTTGGCTACTCGGTCCAAGACACCATCGTCTTGTTTGACCGCATCCGTGAAAACGACGCGCGTCGTCGCGGGGAGCCGTTTGAACTGATCGTGAACCGTTCCGTCTTGGAGACGGTGCAGCGTTCGCTGATGACCCAATTAGCAGTGGCGTTCATCCTCTTGTCGATGTTCCTTATTGGTGGGGGGCAAATTCGGCAGTTTGTGGGCGTCTTAGTGGTGGGCTTGCTCAGCGGGACGTATAGTTCGATCTTCATTGCTGTGCCGCTGCTCGTCTCCTGGGAGAAGGGCGAAATCCCCTTTGTCAACCGCAAGGCGCGTGCGGCGTAA